Proteins co-encoded in one Natronorubrum daqingense genomic window:
- a CDS encoding class I SAM-dependent methyltransferase yields the protein MADQQDPPATDDLARRADVRDTYDEIATHFASTRAYAWPEVESFVDAHAASNSRSGTRVGLDLGCGNCRHAELLVDTCETVVGLDASAGLLETGRERARERGFEVALCQGDAAALPLATNTVDIAVYVATLHHLPTRRARRASLDELARVLDPDGRALLSAWSTAHDKFDETDGFDTTIEWTLPGGEPVDRFYHIYAPDEFDADLEASDLDVLEWELSSGNCYATVAGSESDLSE from the coding sequence ATGGCCGACCAGCAGGACCCACCGGCGACGGACGACCTCGCGCGTCGCGCCGACGTCCGGGACACGTACGACGAGATTGCGACTCACTTCGCGTCGACCAGAGCGTACGCCTGGCCGGAGGTCGAATCGTTCGTCGACGCGCACGCGGCGTCGAACTCACGGTCCGGCACTCGAGTCGGTCTCGACCTCGGCTGTGGCAACTGCCGGCACGCCGAGTTGCTCGTCGATACTTGTGAGACCGTCGTCGGCCTCGACGCCAGCGCCGGCCTCCTCGAGACTGGTCGCGAGCGCGCACGCGAACGCGGATTCGAGGTTGCGCTCTGTCAGGGAGATGCCGCCGCGCTCCCACTGGCGACCAACACCGTCGACATCGCCGTGTACGTCGCGACGCTTCATCACCTCCCGACTCGACGTGCCCGGCGGGCGAGTCTCGACGAACTGGCGCGCGTTCTCGACCCCGACGGGCGAGCACTGCTCAGCGCGTGGTCGACCGCCCACGACAAATTCGACGAAACCGACGGCTTCGATACGACCATCGAGTGGACGCTTCCCGGCGGGGAACCCGTCGACCGATTCTATCACATCTACGCCCCAGACGAGTTCGACGCCGACCTCGAGGCGAGCGACCTCGACGTCCTCGAGTGGGAACTCTCGAGTGGGAACTGTTATGCGACGGTTGCAGGTTCTGAATCAGATCTCAGCGAATGA
- the nth gene encoding endonuclease III, whose amino-acid sequence MGTRLERREEQAAEIVDRLEEAYPDSTISLRYSNRLELLIAVILSAQCTDERVNTETEHLFEKYDGAAEYANAPQDELAEDLNSITYYNSKAGYVRDSCQTILEEHDGEVPDTMEELTELSGVGRKTANVVLQHGHDVVEGIVVDTHVQRLSRRLGLTEEERPEAIEQELMELVPEGYWQQFTHLCIDHGRATCTARNPDCSDCVLADICPSEKGDSDVDLASGDDW is encoded by the coding sequence ATGGGAACCCGACTCGAGAGGCGCGAGGAACAGGCCGCTGAGATCGTCGACCGCCTCGAGGAGGCGTATCCGGACTCGACGATCTCGCTTCGGTACTCGAATCGCCTCGAGTTGTTGATCGCGGTGATCCTCTCCGCACAGTGTACGGACGAGCGTGTGAACACGGAGACGGAACACCTCTTCGAGAAGTACGACGGCGCGGCGGAGTACGCGAACGCGCCCCAGGACGAACTCGCCGAAGACCTGAACTCGATTACGTACTACAACTCCAAGGCGGGGTACGTTCGCGACTCCTGTCAGACGATTCTCGAGGAACACGACGGCGAGGTGCCGGACACGATGGAGGAACTGACGGAACTTTCGGGCGTCGGTCGGAAGACGGCGAATGTCGTCTTGCAACACGGCCACGACGTGGTCGAAGGAATCGTCGTCGATACGCACGTGCAGAGACTCTCGAGACGACTCGGGTTGACCGAGGAGGAACGACCCGAAGCAATCGAACAGGAACTGATGGAACTCGTCCCCGAGGGCTACTGGCAGCAGTTCACTCACCTCTGTATCGACCACGGACGAGCGACCTGTACGGCCCGAAACCCCGACTGTAGCGACTGCGTGTTGGCTGACATCTGCCCCTCCGAGAAGGGCGACAGCGACGTCGACCTCGCGTCTGGCGACGACTGGTGA
- the fen gene encoding flap endonuclease-1, whose product MGNAALRDIAAIEEVPFDDIEGVVAVDAHNWLYRYLTTTVKWTSSEKYTTADDTEVANLVGIVQGLPKFFEHDITPVMVFDGGPSELKEDEIESRREQRETYEEQLETAREEGDQVAIAQLESRTQRLTPTIQETSRKLLELLDVPIVEAPAEGEAQAAHMVRRGDADYVGSEDYDALLFGSPLTLRQLTSKGDPELMDLEATLAHHDLTLEQLIDAAILIGTDFNEGVTGIGPKTAISAITEHGDLWSVLEARDAHVEYGDRVRQLFRDPNVTDDYAFDPSLDPDLEAARDYVCEEWQVHADEVDRGFERIEESVSQTGLDRWT is encoded by the coding sequence ATGGGAAACGCTGCACTCCGTGACATCGCCGCGATCGAGGAGGTGCCGTTCGACGATATCGAGGGGGTCGTCGCCGTCGACGCCCACAACTGGCTCTATCGGTACCTGACGACGACGGTCAAGTGGACCTCGAGCGAAAAGTACACGACCGCAGACGACACCGAAGTCGCGAATCTCGTCGGGATCGTCCAGGGCCTGCCGAAGTTCTTCGAGCACGACATCACGCCCGTGATGGTCTTCGACGGCGGCCCCTCCGAACTCAAAGAAGACGAAATCGAGTCCCGCCGTGAGCAGCGCGAAACCTACGAGGAACAACTCGAGACCGCTCGCGAGGAAGGCGATCAAGTGGCCATCGCCCAACTCGAGTCCCGGACCCAACGACTGACGCCGACGATCCAAGAGACGAGCCGGAAGCTGCTGGAACTGCTCGACGTGCCGATCGTCGAAGCCCCCGCGGAGGGCGAGGCACAGGCCGCGCACATGGTTCGACGCGGCGACGCCGACTACGTTGGATCGGAGGACTACGACGCCTTGCTCTTTGGCTCGCCGCTGACGCTTCGCCAGCTCACGAGCAAGGGCGACCCCGAACTGATGGATCTCGAGGCGACGCTCGCACACCACGACCTCACCCTCGAGCAACTGATCGACGCGGCCATCCTCATCGGGACGGACTTCAACGAGGGCGTGACGGGAATCGGGCCCAAAACGGCCATCTCGGCCATCACCGAACACGGCGACCTCTGGAGCGTCCTCGAGGCGCGAGACGCCCACGTCGAGTACGGCGACCGCGTCAGGCAGTTGTTTCGCGATCCGAACGTGACCGACGACTACGCGTTCGATCCGTCGCTGGATCCGGACCTCGAGGCGGCTCGAGACTACGTCTGCGAGGAGTGGCAAGTACACGCCGACGAAGTCGATCGCGGCTTCGAACGGATCGAAGAGAGCGTCAGCCAAACTGGACTCGATCGCTGGACCTGA
- a CDS encoding sensor histidine kinase, translating to MRGDSVESGRSKTSYWYLVIPALGVLLLTAAVGKSIAELTSTGGLLEAGLDLILLSVPGLVMLYVGLRLPNTSLEAECYPRIVAWTVGGVVAVGFVQGLRFLHPSVDVEFTFGTQAVLFAVGSIAGLGIGVHEAQALTRAAMLEKKNEQLKRTERRLEDAVAELEASNEELEQFAYAASHDLQEPLRMVTSYLDLAIERYGDDFDDTCQEFIEYAADGADRMSNKIDGLLAYSRVDTQGNSFDAVDLDCVLDDVLTDLQVTIDETDATITREPLPTVEGDARQLQQLFQNLLSNAIEYSGDESPRIHVSSTAEESTWTISVHDDGIGIDPAGSNRIFDIFQRLHSVDEHAGSGIGLAICSRIVERHGGEIWVDSEPDEGSTFSFTLIALEERATTSDGTGLSENQ from the coding sequence ATGAGGGGAGATTCTGTCGAATCGGGTCGGAGTAAGACGAGCTACTGGTACCTCGTTATACCCGCGTTAGGTGTGCTTCTTCTCACCGCTGCAGTCGGGAAATCAATCGCCGAATTGACCAGTACCGGCGGACTGCTGGAAGCGGGGCTCGACCTAATCTTGCTGAGCGTTCCGGGCCTCGTGATGCTGTACGTTGGGCTCCGGTTGCCGAACACGTCGCTCGAGGCTGAATGCTATCCGCGCATCGTGGCCTGGACGGTCGGCGGTGTCGTCGCCGTCGGCTTCGTTCAGGGGCTCCGCTTTCTCCATCCCAGTGTCGACGTCGAGTTTACGTTCGGGACGCAGGCGGTCCTGTTCGCGGTCGGTTCGATCGCCGGCCTGGGGATCGGCGTCCACGAAGCACAGGCGCTCACCCGCGCCGCGATGCTCGAGAAGAAAAACGAACAACTGAAACGAACCGAACGGCGCCTCGAGGACGCCGTCGCGGAGTTGGAGGCGTCGAACGAAGAGTTAGAGCAGTTCGCCTACGCTGCCTCCCACGACTTACAGGAACCGCTCCGCATGGTGACGAGCTACCTCGACCTCGCCATCGAACGGTACGGGGACGACTTCGACGACACGTGCCAGGAGTTCATCGAATACGCCGCCGACGGTGCCGACCGTATGAGCAACAAGATCGACGGTTTACTCGCGTACTCCCGGGTCGACACGCAGGGAAACTCGTTCGACGCCGTCGACCTGGACTGCGTGCTCGACGACGTCCTTACTGACCTTCAGGTCACCATCGACGAGACGGACGCCACGATCACTCGAGAGCCCTTGCCTACCGTCGAAGGCGACGCGAGGCAGTTGCAGCAACTGTTCCAAAACCTCCTGTCGAACGCGATCGAGTACAGCGGCGACGAGTCGCCACGGATACACGTGTCGTCGACCGCCGAGGAATCGACGTGGACGATTTCGGTTCACGACGACGGGATCGGAATCGATCCGGCTGGATCTAACCGTATCTTCGATATCTTTCAGCGCCTTCATTCGGTTGACGAACACGCCGGTTCAGGCATCGGACTGGCGATTTGCAGTCGGATCGTCGAGCGCCACGGGGGCGAGATCTGGGTCGACTCCGAACCCGACGAGGGGTCGACGTTTTCGTTCACTCTGATTGCCCTCGAGGAACGTGCGACGACATCCGACGGCACCGGGCTCTCCGAGAATCAGTGA
- a CDS encoding DUF5793 family protein — MRREHFTVTVSNIEWAETNGEPRKPEVSIDVTGSTTMLRERLTGPDGELLDAGETDVSLRLQAPLDTDTTGVISVTNRVTGEFVLELNETAENVLTFIQAARSYGESETEDDGRYEVEILIEGEQFVTYDKQTFLVYDVDGNLMRQHSLIPSGVEL, encoded by the coding sequence ATGAGGCGCGAGCACTTCACAGTAACTGTCAGCAATATCGAGTGGGCCGAGACCAACGGCGAGCCACGGAAACCCGAAGTATCGATCGACGTCACTGGCTCGACGACGATGCTCCGCGAGCGCCTTACAGGGCCCGACGGCGAACTCCTCGATGCCGGTGAAACCGACGTCTCCCTTCGGCTTCAGGCGCCACTGGACACCGACACGACTGGCGTAATCAGCGTCACAAATCGGGTCACTGGCGAGTTCGTCCTCGAACTCAACGAAACCGCCGAGAACGTGCTGACGTTCATCCAGGCGGCCCGGAGTTACGGCGAGAGCGAGACGGAAGACGACGGTCGGTACGAAGTCGAAATTCTCATCGAAGGTGAGCAGTTCGTCACCTACGACAAACAGACCTTTCTGGTTTACGACGTCGACGGGAATCTCATGCGTCAACACAGTCTGATTCCGAGTGGCGTCGAACTCTAA
- a CDS encoding GNAT family N-acetyltransferase, whose translation MEFELLGWPVDGPTLRLDYERFSYAGKFVMSNTGKAVARTDAEGDDPNSDQQADDIVAAVAFNEDRTDSSTLWLRYVTVERSHRGEGIGPNLCSFVRERALERDYERLRIAVNNPFAYEALYRSGFEFTGETTGIAELVLEYPSPNPVEDTDDTDDTDDRDECYQVGLEEFRDRELSEGEHAFLDDRRHDGAPGLETDDTPRGHDTSRGDRR comes from the coding sequence GTGGAGTTCGAACTACTCGGCTGGCCAGTTGACGGCCCGACCCTTCGGCTCGATTACGAGCGCTTTAGCTACGCCGGCAAGTTCGTCATGTCGAACACGGGAAAGGCCGTGGCCAGAACCGACGCCGAGGGGGACGACCCGAATTCCGACCAGCAAGCCGACGACATCGTCGCTGCCGTCGCGTTCAACGAGGACCGAACCGACTCGAGCACCCTCTGGCTCCGGTACGTCACCGTCGAACGGTCTCACCGGGGCGAGGGTATCGGCCCCAACCTCTGCTCGTTCGTCCGCGAACGCGCCCTCGAGCGAGACTACGAACGGCTTCGGATCGCCGTCAACAACCCCTTCGCCTACGAAGCCCTCTACCGGAGTGGCTTCGAATTCACCGGCGAGACGACGGGCATCGCCGAACTCGTCCTCGAGTATCCCTCGCCCAACCCGGTCGAAGACACCGACGACACCGATGACACCGATGACAGGGACGAGTGCTATCAGGTCGGACTCGAGGAATTTCGAGACCGAGAACTCTCCGAGGGCGAACACGCGTTCCTCGACGACCGGCGACACGACGGTGCACCCGGCCTCGAGACCGACGACACCCCCCGCGGCCACGATACCAGTCGCGGCGATCGCCGGTAA
- a CDS encoding zinc-dependent alcohol dehydrogenase: MKALTWHGEQDIRVEEVPKPELANPTDAIIEVTATAICGSDLHLYNGYMPGMREGDVLGHEPMGEVVEVGRDVETLEVGDRVVVPFTISCGSCWFCGNEMFSLCDNSNPNAELASKAMGHSPAGLFGFSHLLGGYAGGQAEYLRVPYADVGPVTVDSDLPDEQVLFLSDIFPTGYMAAENADIEDGDTVAVWGCGPVGQFAIQSAWMFGANQVIAIDRVQERLDMASDHGDAVTVNFEHEDVYDRLQSLTGGRGPDRCIDAVGTEAHGTGLEGVTDQVKQEMHLQDDRPHVLRQAIKCCRKGGTLSVPGVYIRESDNIPFGPLMNKALTVKSGQTHVQHYLDPLLEKIEDGEIDPSFVITHQTSLEDGPEMYETFNDKDDDCIKVVMTP; encoded by the coding sequence ATGAAAGCGCTCACCTGGCACGGCGAACAGGATATCCGCGTCGAGGAGGTTCCAAAGCCCGAACTCGCGAATCCGACGGACGCGATCATCGAGGTGACGGCGACCGCGATCTGTGGCTCCGACCTCCACCTCTACAACGGCTACATGCCCGGCATGCGCGAAGGCGACGTGCTGGGGCACGAACCGATGGGCGAAGTTGTCGAGGTCGGACGGGATGTCGAGACCCTCGAGGTCGGCGACCGCGTCGTGGTCCCGTTCACGATTAGCTGTGGCTCGTGTTGGTTCTGCGGGAACGAGATGTTCTCGCTGTGTGACAACTCGAACCCGAACGCCGAACTGGCGAGCAAGGCGATGGGGCACTCTCCGGCGGGTCTCTTCGGCTTCTCGCACCTCTTGGGTGGGTACGCCGGCGGACAAGCGGAGTACCTTCGCGTCCCCTACGCCGACGTCGGCCCGGTGACGGTCGACTCGGACCTGCCGGACGAGCAGGTCCTCTTCCTCTCGGACATCTTCCCGACGGGGTACATGGCCGCCGAGAACGCAGACATCGAGGACGGCGACACCGTCGCCGTCTGGGGGTGTGGCCCCGTCGGCCAGTTCGCCATCCAGAGCGCCTGGATGTTCGGTGCGAATCAGGTCATCGCGATCGATCGCGTTCAGGAGCGCTTAGACATGGCGAGCGATCACGGCGACGCCGTGACGGTCAACTTTGAACACGAGGACGTCTACGATAGACTGCAGAGCCTCACCGGCGGCCGGGGCCCAGACCGGTGTATCGACGCCGTCGGCACGGAAGCCCACGGCACCGGCCTCGAGGGAGTAACCGACCAGGTCAAACAGGAAATGCATCTTCAGGACGACCGACCGCACGTCCTTCGCCAGGCCATCAAGTGTTGTAGAAAGGGCGGGACGCTCTCCGTCCCCGGCGTCTACATCAGGGAATCGGACAACATCCCATTCGGTCCGCTGATGAACAAGGCCCTGACGGTGAAATCCGGACAAACCCACGTCCAACACTACCTCGACCCCCTCCTCGAGAAGATCGAAGACGGCGAGATCGACCCCTCGTTCGTGATCACGCACCAAACGTCTCTCGAGGACGGTCCCGAAATGTACGAGACGTTCAACGACAAGGACGACGACTGTATCAAGGTCGTGATGACGCCCTGA
- a CDS encoding carbon-nitrogen hydrolase family protein, giving the protein MVAETFTAAAAQVEPVYHDKEATLEKTCQWIERAGTRDVDVLVFPETYFPGYPYWRGCSISRWSELVVELQKNSLSVGDDALEIIGETIDEANLHVVLGTNELSERPGSETLYNSLFYFDRSGELVRRHRKLMPTHGERAIWGRGDPSTLDTHDTDIGRMGGLICYENHMTLSKGALAAMGEEIHPAVWHGFWEQHGHPGNKTKATDREAIETCDQYPAMRQYAFETQSFVISSSAYVSDEMLDSVSEEVGLNIAAGGSMLVNPAGIVKAGPVLNEEALLTAEFDRDERRATKAYFDAMGHYTRWDAVNLNVRNTDLEPLESDDARVDRASPAAPSPAAIEEIATEHDLSIETVESVVDSIHSR; this is encoded by the coding sequence ATGGTCGCAGAGACGTTCACCGCCGCTGCCGCACAGGTCGAACCCGTCTACCACGACAAGGAGGCCACGCTCGAGAAGACCTGCCAGTGGATCGAACGGGCCGGAACGCGAGACGTCGACGTGCTGGTCTTCCCGGAGACGTACTTCCCGGGCTATCCCTACTGGCGTGGTTGTTCGATCAGCCGCTGGAGCGAACTCGTGGTCGAATTACAGAAAAACAGCCTCTCGGTCGGAGACGACGCACTCGAGATCATCGGCGAGACGATCGACGAAGCGAACCTCCACGTCGTCCTCGGGACGAACGAACTCTCGGAGCGGCCGGGAAGCGAGACGCTGTACAACTCGCTGTTTTACTTCGATCGATCGGGCGAGTTGGTTCGTCGCCACCGGAAACTCATGCCGACACACGGCGAGCGAGCGATCTGGGGACGCGGGGATCCGTCGACGCTCGACACCCACGACACCGACATCGGCCGAATGGGCGGACTCATCTGCTACGAGAATCACATGACGCTCTCCAAGGGTGCTCTGGCCGCGATGGGCGAGGAGATCCACCCCGCCGTCTGGCACGGCTTCTGGGAACAACACGGCCATCCCGGCAACAAGACGAAAGCGACGGACCGAGAGGCGATCGAGACGTGCGATCAGTACCCCGCGATGCGCCAGTACGCCTTCGAAACCCAGTCGTTCGTCATCTCGAGTTCGGCGTACGTCAGCGACGAGATGCTGGACTCCGTCTCAGAGGAAGTCGGCCTCAACATCGCCGCCGGCGGGAGCATGCTCGTCAACCCCGCCGGAATCGTCAAAGCCGGACCCGTTCTGAACGAGGAAGCGCTGCTCACCGCCGAGTTCGACCGGGACGAACGTCGTGCGACGAAGGCCTACTTCGACGCGATGGGCCACTACACCCGCTGGGATGCCGTGAATCTGAACGTCCGGAATACCGATCTCGAGCCACTCGAGTCCGACGACGCACGCGTCGACCGCGCCAGCCCCGCAGCCCCGAGTCCGGCGGCGATCGAAGAAATCGCGACGGAACACGACCTCTCGATCGAGACGGTCGAGTCGGTCGTCGACTCGATTCACTCGCGGTAA
- a CDS encoding DUF2797 domain-containing protein, translated as MQLVGYEPRGRGSAVVFGDGGSVERRPLEAGETLSHSLGERHCAGTIDDGEHVACDRSGTPYCQYHTSTWVCARCTGTCLKDEMDCYEEHAVYIAAFAPDTFKVGVTKSRRLETRLREQGADRGAHVHTVSNGRIARELEAEIAEWLVDRVRTPAKVESLAATVEDGAWEDVLAAFDILERFEFDYGLGLETQPVRETLLSGTVRGVKGRLLVLEHNGTEYAVDMRDLVGYEVDAGTTRQNLQSSLGSFG; from the coding sequence GTGCAACTGGTCGGCTACGAGCCCCGCGGACGCGGCTCTGCAGTGGTGTTCGGTGACGGCGGGAGCGTCGAGCGACGGCCTCTCGAAGCCGGCGAGACGCTCTCGCACTCGCTGGGGGAACGCCACTGCGCCGGCACGATCGACGACGGCGAGCACGTCGCCTGCGACCGTTCTGGAACCCCGTACTGCCAGTACCACACCAGCACGTGGGTCTGTGCCCGGTGTACCGGGACGTGTCTGAAGGACGAGATGGACTGCTACGAAGAACACGCCGTCTACATCGCCGCGTTCGCCCCCGACACGTTCAAAGTCGGCGTTACCAAGAGCCGACGACTCGAGACCCGGCTTCGCGAGCAGGGTGCAGATCGCGGTGCCCACGTCCACACCGTCTCGAACGGCCGGATCGCTCGCGAACTCGAGGCCGAAATCGCGGAGTGGTTGGTCGATCGCGTTCGGACGCCCGCGAAAGTCGAATCTCTCGCGGCTACTGTGGAGGATGGAGCGTGGGAGGACGTGCTCGCAGCGTTCGACATCCTCGAGCGCTTCGAGTTCGACTACGGGCTCGGACTCGAGACCCAGCCCGTGCGCGAGACGCTGCTCTCAGGGACCGTTCGCGGTGTGAAGGGGCGGCTGCTCGTCCTCGAGCACAACGGAACCGAATACGCGGTGGACATGCGAGACCTCGTCGGCTACGAGGTGGATGCTGGGACGACGCGACAGAACCTCCAGTCCTCGCTCGGCTCGTTTGGATGA
- the mvaD gene encoding phosphomevalonate decarboxylase MvaD, with translation MKATAMAHPIQGLVKYHGMRDEVKRLPYHDSISLCTAPSHTRTTVEFSMDYDEDTFVVDGEELDGRAYERVEAVVEKARSKSDAAHTVYPVRLESENSFPSNVGLGSSSSGFAAAAMALAEAAELDASRQEISTIARVGSASASRAVTGAFSQLHTGLNDEDCRSRRIPSDLHEDLKIVVGLVPYHKETEDAHDEAADSHMFQARNAHIHGQLAEMRDGLRNNEFDTVFELAEHDSLSLAATTMTGPSGWVYWQPATLSILNTVRELREEEDIPVYFSTDTGASVYVNTTEEYVDQVEEAVADCGVSTTVWDVGGPAKLLDEEKHLF, from the coding sequence ATGAAAGCTACGGCCATGGCCCACCCGATTCAGGGGCTGGTAAAGTATCACGGGATGCGCGACGAGGTCAAGCGACTTCCCTACCACGACAGCATCAGCCTCTGTACGGCACCAAGTCACACGCGCACGACCGTCGAGTTCTCGATGGACTACGACGAGGACACCTTCGTCGTCGACGGCGAGGAACTCGACGGGAGAGCCTACGAGCGCGTCGAGGCCGTCGTCGAGAAGGCGCGCTCGAAATCCGACGCGGCCCACACCGTCTATCCGGTTCGACTCGAGAGCGAGAACAGTTTCCCGTCGAACGTCGGGCTCGGCTCCTCTTCTTCCGGCTTCGCCGCGGCCGCGATGGCGCTCGCCGAAGCGGCGGAACTCGACGCCTCGCGACAAGAAATCTCGACGATTGCCCGCGTCGGATCGGCCTCGGCCTCGCGCGCCGTCACCGGCGCGTTCTCCCAGCTTCACACGGGACTCAACGACGAAGACTGTCGGTCCCGGCGTATTCCGTCCGATCTTCACGAAGACCTCAAAATCGTCGTCGGGCTCGTTCCGTACCACAAGGAGACCGAGGATGCCCACGACGAGGCCGCAGACAGCCACATGTTCCAGGCACGCAACGCCCACATCCACGGCCAGCTCGCCGAGATGCGCGATGGCCTACGAAACAACGAGTTCGACACCGTCTTCGAACTCGCCGAACACGACTCGCTCTCGCTGGCCGCGACGACGATGACCGGTCCATCCGGCTGGGTCTACTGGCAACCAGCTACGCTCTCGATTCTAAACACCGTCCGAGAGCTTCGCGAGGAGGAGGATATCCCCGTCTACTTCTCGACCGACACGGGTGCCAGCGTCTACGTCAACACCACCGAAGAGTACGTCGACCAAGTCGAGGAAGCCGTCGCCGACTGCGGCGTCTCCACCACCGTCTGGGACGTCGGTGGCCCCGCAAAACTCCTCGACGAAGAGAAACACCTCTTCTAA
- a CDS encoding phosphatase PAP2 family protein: MLANVLIQLALVVTFMTLVSIALFVGRYRLRDTKVEWRDRLRAAAPATVLLAAVLSLNGLSRQFVPEISWLIDWNLTWAIYDIEGQFIVWLQSLETPAVTAYFSFIYIYGYVFLLVFPVIAYFALSNTRPLRELLTAYTLNYVLGTVLYILIIAYGPRNMMPELVDALLYDTYPQYQHLTRQVNRNTNVFPSLHTSLAATVSILAFHTRSVYPKWALVASILGLSVVISTMYLGIHWAIDVVAGVVLAYVCVELSRLLVGRWSVYEWANGRLPSLSSVRNRDSDS, from the coding sequence ATGCTCGCGAACGTCCTGATTCAGCTGGCGCTGGTCGTCACGTTCATGACGCTCGTCTCGATCGCGCTCTTCGTGGGCCGATACCGGCTTCGCGATACGAAAGTCGAGTGGCGAGACCGCCTCCGGGCGGCCGCCCCGGCGACCGTCCTCCTCGCCGCTGTCCTCTCGCTCAACGGACTCTCGAGGCAGTTCGTCCCCGAAATATCGTGGCTGATCGACTGGAACCTGACGTGGGCGATTTACGACATCGAAGGCCAGTTCATCGTCTGGCTACAGTCGCTCGAAACGCCGGCGGTGACGGCGTACTTCTCGTTCATCTACATCTACGGCTACGTCTTCTTGCTCGTGTTCCCGGTCATTGCCTACTTCGCGCTCTCGAATACGCGGCCGCTCCGAGAGCTCCTGACGGCGTACACGCTGAACTACGTTCTCGGGACGGTACTCTACATCCTCATCATCGCCTACGGGCCGCGGAACATGATGCCGGAGCTCGTCGACGCGTTGCTCTACGACACGTACCCGCAGTACCAACACCTCACGCGCCAGGTCAACCGAAACACGAACGTCTTCCCCTCTCTCCACACGTCCCTGGCGGCGACCGTCTCGATCCTCGCGTTCCACACGCGGTCGGTCTACCCGAAGTGGGCTCTCGTCGCTTCGATTCTGGGCCTCTCGGTCGTCATCTCGACGATGTACCTCGGCATTCACTGGGCGATCGACGTCGTCGCGGGCGTCGTCCTCGCGTACGTCTGCGTCGAACTCTCCCGCCTGCTCGTCGGCCGCTGGTCGGTTTACGAGTGGGCCAACGGTCGACTCCCGTCACTCTCGAGCGTTCGGAATCGCGACTCTGACTCGTAG
- a CDS encoding helix-turn-helix domain-containing protein, producing MATEATFTVPSDQFPLGSIFERFPGVTVELERIIPARDVVVPYFWVRGSAVDDIEGSFTDHLGVKQIQLVDSVGDEYLLRVEWTLEYDGVLSTLTETNVPLIKAVGTNQQWTFDIRADDRSDIADFQRRCGDLGISITLTRLQALTPIETDTEAALTDTQQEALVLAYNRGYFNSPRDVTMEEIGDELGISPQAVASRLRRGIDQILGHTLSEVDSSSR from the coding sequence ATGGCCACCGAAGCGACATTTACGGTTCCGTCCGACCAGTTCCCCCTGGGAAGCATCTTCGAACGGTTCCCGGGCGTCACGGTCGAACTCGAACGAATCATTCCGGCACGCGACGTGGTGGTTCCCTACTTTTGGGTCCGCGGGAGCGCCGTCGACGACATCGAGGGATCATTTACGGACCATCTGGGGGTAAAGCAGATCCAACTCGTCGATTCAGTCGGGGACGAGTACCTGTTGCGCGTTGAGTGGACGCTCGAGTATGACGGCGTTCTGAGCACCCTGACCGAGACGAACGTTCCGCTCATCAAAGCCGTCGGCACGAATCAACAGTGGACGTTCGATATTCGGGCAGACGACCGGAGCGACATCGCTGACTTCCAACGGCGCTGTGGGGACCTGGGAATTTCGATCACCCTGACGAGGCTGCAAGCGCTAACGCCGATCGAAACGGATACCGAAGCGGCGCTGACGGATACGCAACAAGAGGCGTTGGTACTCGCCTACAATCGCGGCTACTTCAACTCGCCGCGGGACGTGACGATGGAAGAGATCGGAGACGAACTCGGGATCTCACCACAGGCCGTCGCGTCTCGACTTCGGCGCGGTATCGACCAGATCCTCGGACACACGCTTTCGGAGGTCGACTCCTCGAGTCGGTAG